In Pseudomonadota bacterium, the genomic stretch ATCGGCGCTTTGCCCGTAGGGCCGTGCCGCAGAATCCGCGCTGCGCTGGCTGACGAGCTGCGCCAGCACCAGCATTCCCACGGCCGTGCCGGCTCCGGTCGTCGGCAGGATGAGCCGCGATGTCCAGCGGTCGGACAGAAGCGGTCCGCGAAAGCTGCTTTCGGCGAAGAGCGGCCGGCCCTCGGTCAAGACCTCGCGGTGGATGCCGAGAAGATAGTCGAGATAGGGGCCGGCCGGCAGGCCCTCGCTCATGAGCCTGCCCGTGTTGTCGACGCCGACCGCGTCGATGAGCGTCGACCCGGAATAGAGATAGCGGAAATCCCCGCCGTTCCCGATCGGCTCGATCAGCACCAGATGCGGCAGCACCAACGGAATTTCCGCTACGTCGATGTCCGCATAGCGCGGCAGCGCTCCGCTTCGGCGTTTGCTCTGCCAATAGTCGTAGAGGAGCTGCAAGGTCTCCGGCAGCTTCCACTGAATCGCGGACAAGGCGTGATCCTTCGCCAAAACCGGTTGCGAGCGATCCTAATCCAGCAGCACCCGCACGCCCTCTTCGAATTCGGCGCTCTCGGAGAACGGCGGCGCCGGCGTGGATGGGCTCAAGCCGCCGAAGACCTGGGCCGCCATGATCATCCCGACGGCCTCGCCCTCGCCCGCCAGCGGCAGGATCAGCCGGCACGTCCAGCGGTTGGACAGGCGCTCGGCGCGGAAGCTGCTCTCCGAGTAGAGCGGCCGCTTTTCATGCAAGACCTCGCGGTTGAGGCCGAGGAGGTAGTCGAGATAGGGGCCGGGCTTCAAGACCTCGCGCATGCGGCGGCCGGTGCAATCGATCCCGGTCGCCTGGATGACCGCCTCGCCCATCACCCGGTAGCGGAAATCATCGCCGGCCGCGATCGGCTCGAGCAGCATCAGATCTGCCGCGAGCTGAGGCAGCTCGGCCACTGCGATGGTCCCGCTTGGCGGTAGGGCCGCACCGATGCGCTTGGCACGCCAATAGTCATGAAGCGACTGCAGCGTCTCCGGAAGCTTCCACTGAATCGGTGCCACGTGTGTCCGTAGGGTTGAAAATACCGTGTTGTCCTAGCCATACACGGTTCAAATCCGGGCCGGCAAGGCATCCCCGCGCGTCGATGAATTCTCGGGGTTAGTCGAGGACGAGGTAGGCTCCCGCTTCGAAGTCGGCGCTCTCGGCCACCGGCGGCGGCGCCGGAAGATTGGCCCGCGC encodes the following:
- a CDS encoding PAS domain-containing protein, whose translation is MSAIQWKLPETLQLLYDYWQSKRRSGALPRYADIDVAEIPLVLPHLVLIEPIGNGGDFRYLYSGSTLIDAVGVDNTGRLMSEGLPAGPYLDYLLGIHREVLTEGRPLFAESSFRGPLLSDRWTSRLILPTTGAGTAVGMLVLAQLVSQRSADSAARPYGQSADFEEGVRVLLE
- a CDS encoding PAS domain-containing protein; the encoded protein is MAPIQWKLPETLQSLHDYWRAKRIGAALPPSGTIAVAELPQLAADLMLLEPIAAGDDFRYRVMGEAVIQATGIDCTGRRMREVLKPGPYLDYLLGLNREVLHEKRPLYSESSFRAERLSNRWTCRLILPLAGEGEAVGMIMAAQVFGGLSPSTPAPPFSESAEFEEGVRVLLD